A segment of the Hemicordylus capensis ecotype Gifberg chromosome 6, rHemCap1.1.pri, whole genome shotgun sequence genome:
AGTTATTGTTATTCCTCAAGTGAGCCTGGAATTAAATGCTGGATATTTTGCCGCTCTCTCATGTGTGAGCAATTTCATTGTAGCAACAAGTGAGCATTATGGAATGTGGAAAATGGATGACGTGAAAAGACTGTCCGTGTTGGGCTTGGTGGTGGTCTTATATGAAATGGAATGCAACTGTTGCATTAACAGGCAGCTCTGGCAGAACAGGGCATGGATATCTTTAACTTTCAAGGAAGGCTTTTAATTCCAGATGTTAAAATGTCAGAGTTTGTTACTGAAAATGATGTTACGCTGATTAGTTACACCACAAAAGCTAAAGTACCTTCCTCTGCTCGGATCACGTCTCTTAATGGTAATAGTTGGGCTTGCTACACGAATTGCCTTCTCtaatatatctctctctctgcacatttggCTGAAAATAGATGCAATTTCAGCCAaactctattttatttttatttttatttatttttaagtctgAGTGCACTTTACCAGGCTAAAATGGGAGAAAATACGTGCTTTTATTTCAAGTCACAAAAAAGTATCTTCTACCATTCCACATTCTTGCAATAAACTTCTATTTCTAAAGTGTAACAGTAAATGGTTTaaactttctctgattttttttctGTTGGTGAATaaactcttcttctttttttaattaagcaAGCCCAGGTGGTAGGCCCACGTAGCAAACATATTTTTCCAACCTTTATTATGCCTCATTAGAATTCTCTCCTTTAAAAGGATTTCTAATTATATTGTCTAATAAAACTAAACCTTGGAGATCATTTGCATATTATATGAAGAAATCTCATACAACAAACTCACAGCGGATTCAATTAACATAATAGCTAATTATATATCCCATCAGCCTTTTGAGTAGCCCGGCATTCATGTTTCCCCTGTTCTAGCCTAGAGCAAGGGGGCTGCTTTCTGAGTTTTCACTTTTAAATATTGACTCAATAAATATCGGAAATGATGGAATACTTTTGCCAATTAAAAAGCTTGTGATTAAACTACATGGAAACACTTCTTTAAACACTTGTTTCCTTATTCTGGAACACTTGTTTCCATATTCCATAGCTGTTTTCCCCCATAGTCAAGCCACAAAGCACTGCATGTTATTAGACATGTGTACTTATTTACATGGGTGGCTGTACATAtgtatacatacatgcatgcataattCATACATACTGCAACACTGACATAAGGAGAAgaaaggaggtggggagagaatatCTCTCACATAGAGAATGCTGTTAAAAAATTGattggcactttgtattttggaaGATGTCCATCTGCAGgagttacatttttatttttcttatccTGTGTCCACAACCCAATTGTATTCTTGGCTGGCTATGGTCTCTATCAAGGCAGAAATTTACCACGAGATTAGTGGAGACATAGTAATGAACTGGCTCATGAGCTTTCTTGTAATTGACTGTTATGAAGGTGTCATCTCTGCAGCCTGTAATGAATTCTTAAAATTGGCTAAAATATTCTGGAACCGATTTGTCATGTGCACGTGATCATGAGTACAGAGAGTAACTTTTTGTCTTTTTTAACATTTTGAATTATTAGAAAGATCAGCgtgcttttcttctcttttcttcttttttttgaaaTGTCAAGTATGCTTTGAATGATCAGCAGTACTGGGGATTTATTTGAAAATGTTTCAAATGATCTATCCAATGAAAAAAATCTGCATACACAGCAAAATCAAGGGCGGGAAATCTAGTTTTCTGGAGTACCATGTtctttgttgttgtgttttaaaacaagaaaccaaaacaacaaaaaacaaaccctaaTGATAGTGGCTAAAGTTTGATGGAGAGTCAGATGCCTTTCTCTCTTTACAATGATGGCCGCCTTGTTATTCATATTTTAATGAGGTTACTATCTCTGAGACAGCTTTTCGGGGTGGAGGCCCCTGTCTCCGGTGTGACCACAATAGGAGTTGTTTTATTGACAAGCACCATTCAGAATCTTCAGAGTCTCCAAAGAAAGGCCTTCATTTTCTGCCACTTGCCCAAATACTGTTTTTTGTTGCTCTTTTATTACTAAAGCAATTTTAAAGTATGCTGCTTAACTTTTTGATGAAAGGTCTGGTGGGGATGGTGGTTGCGATATGTCTCTGTAGAAAGTATACCTTTCAGCCAATATGTTAGTTTGAATATGAATTCCGGTGGCTTTCTAATAAAATTTCATTATCCAAAGAGGCAACAGAGACAGAGTAGAAGTGAACTGATTAGGTACAATTGTACATATTCCGTTTGCATACAGATAGTTATATGCATAGATACGTGTGTGAATGTGCACAGCCCTGTGCATATAATGGCACCCAAGACTGTGTGGAAGAAGAATTTAATCTCTTAATAATTATGTGGGAAAAGGAAGCTAATCTGAAGTCTCACACTGAGTTTAATTCTGATCATTTCAAAAGGGGTGTGTCGGGAGGGGGAGAAGTAATTCTGGAAGAGGAAGTGTTTGTAACTATGATCAGCTACTATGCTGACCCCATTCACTTTTCTAAACATAAAAGGTGGGTGTTGAAATGCACACACAACAATTcctgcatttgtttcttttttttaaaaacccaccactTTGGTAGGCATAGAAGATGCTGGATCAGAATCCAGTCCTCTCTATATGCACATGGATATCTACTTATTGTTTAATATAGACAAAATGaagaatatatatgtgtgtgtgtgccaatcaCAAATATTCTGTTTGTATGAATAAAACTTTACCCTGCACAAATGCATGGAAATCAGGTAATTTTTGTCTGTCATCACTTCAGctaaaaactctctctctctctctctctttcctgtacAGCTGTATGTGTAAATGTAGATGAGCATAATCCAGTATTTCATTAAGTTTGCTTAAATTCAACTGGTGCCAATTGGATGTAAAGATGCTTATGTTTATACTGAATTGCAGTGTACTGTGATATATTTTGGGGTCCTAATTTGGATATTGTAAGTCAGAGGCaactcacaatctgttgtgataCTTACTTTTGATATTTTGGTCAATGACTTCCATCGGATCCCATATGAGCAACCGGTGAAAGAACAGTAGAGAAATTGCTTCTAAAATAATAGCTTGGGATATAAATTGAAAACTTCTTTTGTTTCCTAATGCTTAGCAAATAACCATTATGATATTATGAaaaaaaaatacagctatttcAGTATGCTGAAATATCACAAGTTACTTTTTAGATTCCCCCCTCTCATGTTTAATAGTCCTACACTTCTATTTAAATGTGAAGTCACATGGTTAGGGAAATATACTATGAACTATTCTGTTTAATGTGCTGTACACATTAAATTCAACACAGAGTTCCCATTCAAACCAATGACCCTCAGCACTCTTAACTCTGTGTGAGATTGTGGCCATGACAGCTCTAAGATGATGTAGCTGAAATCTGGGGGGTCAGCTGAATCTCAAATAAAACTCCCTGAACTTTTAATACTCATTATATCATGCACCCTTTCCCAAAAAGTCCTTTGCCTCTGTAATGAGTGTTCTAAAGACGTTTGTTTTGAAAAATGAGATTACTGGTTTTCTAAAAGAAGTACCAGAAAGAAACAGACAAGCCTCTCCTTGTTTTATTTTCACCTGGAACCTAAACATAAGAAAGCAAGTTCCCTTAAAATCAATGGAATTTAGTTCCAAATAATGTCAGAATATTTGacttttaaaatccaaatcatACTGATGGGTGGGGTGTATATTGCATATTTCACATAATTTTTGaaccatcctctctctctctctctctctctctctctctctctctctctctctctctctctctccacaaacacacacattttgaatAGACTGCCAGATTTATAGATTGCCTTCCAATATGGCTCTTGCCATTTGCATTCAACATCTGCAATTAGTTTctaattaataattttattatgctCTTTTTCCTCCTGTAATCTAATGTGCAGTGTTTACCTCTTGTTcaccttttcttttttggttcTCCCAGATTCCCTAAAAAAGTTAATTCCAAATATAAGATGGGGTTGGGGTTAGAGAGGAGAAAGTATCATAAAAGGCCTAGTTTAAGGAGCACAGGAGGTGGGGCTGTGGaggagcagtggggaagggacTCTAAGCTTTAATTTTAATTCTCCTGCCTTTATTTATCTGATTTGTAGCCAGATGGTGGTGAAGCAATGAAACCCTTTGTGTAAATGGAGCACACATATGAAAGTGCTTCTGTAATGTAATCATTGAGACCGGAAGGGTTCATACTGAGTCTGAAAAGAGACAATGGAGACTGGATATATCAACATTGCAGAAATCGAGTTCATTTGTGATTCAGTCCCTTTGACTATGGTTGTCATGAAAACTTCCTACTTTGATCAGTAGAgggtggagagggggaagaatCTTCTAAAGGCCCAAGGATGCAACCCCCAGTTGTTTACTGTGCACTTGGCTTCAGTTCACGCCCCCTTCCGGAAGAAGCAAGAGGGATAGGCACATCTTGCACCTTGACCTGTCTAGACGGGGGAGAAGTTTTTTGTCCCTGTTTCCAAGGGCGAGGGGTGCTCTTTGACCCCTGAAGCACTAGCTGTGGAGACTTTTGCTAAGCATGTAGGTAGTGTCTAAATGTTTCCGCTGAATTCTTGCTTAATTCTGAAGGAAGAGGAATGGCTGAAGACATGGACCAGCTGTTTGGAAATAAAGCTTGAAATAGTAGAACCTGGGAGAAGTTAAATTTTGTAAGCGATTATTTTCTTTGCATAAACCCCTGGGAGGCATTAAACAGCTGCATCTGAGTTGACGAACAGCAAGTAAGACAGACCAACtgaaggatgggggtggggtgtgtgtggagggactTTGTAGAAACTCTGCTCCAGTTAAAGAAACAAAGCTGACTCCAGCCAGAAAGCTTTCAGGGTTGCGTCGAGAAAATATTGCCCAGAAAAAGATGCTGTTTCTCTCTTTATTTGCTGTGTCTTGCACATCTTCTTTTAGCACCAAAATATGCTTTAAAGATCTAAATGCTTCTAATGGCGAATTGTGTTGTTGCAGTCTAAAAGGAATGTTTTGTCGAAGCTTTAGATGTTTCATTTTTCCAAGTGTCGTCTTAGATTCAGCTGACATTTTTAATTATGGATGTAATATAATATGGGCCACTAATTATGCAGATACGGAGGAGATTTGGTGACATTGTTCCTTTCCCTCAATCTGTTTAAGACACCTCTTCTGATACAAGCTCATATTTTGCTTTTGTGgtgtttacttttttttttttttaagatgggtATATAATATTTTCCCCTTTCATTTAGGTACCTTTTGCAAAGTCAGAGACCTTCTTAACGGATGTTTTGGAAAAGATCTGTGATCGGATGAATGATTACCAACTTCAAGATGATCCAGTAACACAGAAAAAGATATTCAAGAGATATGCTCCTAGGAAGGATGAGCCGATATATGCAGAATataaaaaatactttttttatTCTGATGCTTATAAGCCCTTGAAATATGCGGTAAGACAACATAATAAACTGGTGACATTTCAGGCTGAATTGCTATTAGCATAATGTTTGATACTCTATATTAAATCACTTCATTCAGTGTCAGCCCATCTTGTTGCAGGCTCTGTGCTGGTTtatcttaaataataataataaatagtatggTGTGGTGTACAGGTGGAGAATCATTGCATATGTATCTAAATATTCTCTAGCACGGCAGTTCAGTTGCCTAGATTGATGCTGTTACTGTCCATTTTTATGCTATGGGTCTCCCAAGCaatactcttttttaaaaatccattttactGGCATTTGGTTTCAGTGATATAAATCAGTTCCAAAAAAAATCTCTGTTGCTTTTTCCAGTAAGAGGTAGGCAACTGTGATGTTTGGTTCATCAACCCAATTAATACTAAGATCATTTCATATACGTATTACTGGGCTGGTGGAAAAGGAAAGGTATCctctttctatttctatttcttagGCTTTGTTGAAAGGGAACCTAGATGCTAAGCTAGAACAAGGGCCTATAGCTGGTTGAAGCAAGAGTGTCACTCAGACCTCAAGCCAGCCTAGCGCCACTTTGTCGCTTGATCAAATAGTACATAATATTTCTGTTGAGGCATCAAGCATCAAGGAATGTTCACTGTAAAACAGGAAAAAAGTAAGAAAAAGAGGGGAAGTCAGTAATAGATTTGCATCCTGATGTACGGAAGCACATGCCGTTGTTTTCAAGAGATTACATCGAGGCAGTCATATGTTTAGGATTGGGGTTCAGATGTGATTTTAGCGACACGTGAATCTGGAAGCAGTATCAGCACTCTCTGTAAAAtcatttgtgctccagttcaaTTGCTCTTGCTTTCTATGAGAGGTTAAAGGCAATTCTTGCATTGCAGGATCCTCAGTGTTTGGATTAATGTGCTAAAACTGTATACTCATCTCTTTATGGCATCTACCAGCTTTAAGCTTTGTAGCTGGGTGAAAGCTGGAATCTGTTGTCATAGATTTTTGGCCTCCTGACTCAAATGCTTCTTTGTTTTTATGTTCAAAATGTATTTCGTGGCCCTTTGCTACTTTGCCATGATCCAGTTTGGAGTTGGGGGAAGAACAGCTGACACCCATTACGTAGGAACAAAATGGCTGAGCAAAGTGTTACTCTCTGCTGCCCAAAGAGACTCATCGGGAGCAGCGCTCATTGCTCAGAATGCCCCAACCCCAATTGGTACCTGAGGTCCCAGTCACTGGTCGTATCCAGCATTTTGAAGGTCACCAGAATTTTGTAAAAGCTGGGAccaagaggttttttaaaaaaatctttgcatACTGAGTATACTGGTATATTTTTTTATAAGATTTAATTGAACCTTTTCAGCTAATGGTGTTATAATGAGAGCAACTAGCTTTAAGAGGAAACAGGCACAATTTGAGTGtaactcttatttattttttaaaaatctcatcatGCAAGGGTCCCCCGCCCCGCCGAAAAATGGAACCTGAATTAGCATATATTGAAATCACAACAtactgttaattattattataaaggaaaacacacacacaactgattGGGATGTTGCACAAGTAAACTGTTCTAAATAGGATTCTTGACATTGTACTCCTTTTCTGCTCTGTGTAAATGGTCTTGTTTAGTTCTTTGCTAGAGAGCgactatttccccccctctttcagTGTGAAACTATCATAGAACAGTATGAAGATGAAATATTCTCACTTATCGCCCAGGAGGCAGACTTTCTGGCTGACAAGCTGTGCATTGAAAAATCAGGTACTGTGTCTGATGTAACATGTGCTCTCTCTCAACAgcatctctttccctcccttccccctcaacCTAGTTGTATTACTTGGGTGCAGCAAAAGCACTTTGGAAAAATGTTCTGCAGCCTGAATAAGCATTGACACTGCACTGCCATGCAGGAAGGGTGGACAGTGGGTTCTTTCAAATGGATGTAGCATCTGCTCTTAAATTCTTTCTAAATATGCTACCATATTGCACTATTATACATGCGTGAGCTGTATATTTTCTTTAAGCATTataggtgctgtgtgtgtgtgtgtaggtatatCATCTTATGTATTTTTATAAATAATCATAACACACAGAAATATCCCTTAGGTACAGTGCTCTGCCATCCAGAGCCATTGACACCAATGGCAAAAGAACTACTAATTCTAATGGCGATGGATTCCATCCAGACTTTATTTTTAGCAAGGCTCTTTTGTGATGTCTAGATTCCTGAAACAAAAATGGGACTAGGTTGATTTCTGCTCAGATAACTGTTCAAAGTCCCCTTTTTACAGCTAGAGATTTTGATGCTTTTGCTTTGTCATCTGAAATAAATTGTTTGCTCTTCCAGAAGTTtctaactgggggggggggatgtgtggataAATAGTTATCTGTCAGTAAAGCTGAATCATTTTGCTGTCCATCCACCTCAATTTTAATATTATATCATGGCATTTAAGATCAAGGAGGACGTCCTGCTTTAactcccacccccatctccctCTTGCCAAATTCTAACTAGATCATCACTTTTGAATAAAAAATATTCTAGAAATAAAGAGTGGGTGACTGGGTTATGTGTGAAAATGTTGATCTAAGAAGCAGTGCTTGTAATATTAATGCAGGTTTTTGAGGTTCAAAAGATCTAATAATAATTGTGAGTATAAGGGACGTTTATGATATGAGAGGTAAAAGCTGGCAGAACTTGAGAAGGATTCATAGAAGTTTAAAAAAAGTAAATATTTCAGAAGACTGGAAAAGTCAGTTAGATTGCCCTCCTTGCCACACACAGagataaattatttaaaatgagAGCTTTTCAGCAGTGCTCCTTGGGATCACGTTATAATGTATATTGCTTCCTTTTAATATATTGGAAACAACAGTCAGCAAAGAGCATTTTTAAAACTGTTATGGTCTTTCAGTGTGTATCATGCAGTTGCCATGCTCTTCCTTTACTCTCAAAGTTCCTCCTCCACAAGCCGTATAGAGATAAAGAGGAAAAGAAATCACAGAGCAAGAAAAACTGGATGAATTGTATAAGTAAATTTTCTCCATCATATTGATCTAATGCTCAAACTTGCCTGTAGCTTTAGTGGGAAGTAAATTTGCTGTCACATAGAACCCAAAAGCATGCTGAAAGTTGCATGTTTATGTTAAGAAGCTATATAATGAATTCTCTTTCCAGGAGCATCTGACAAAGTATGTTTTTGCTTATGACTGCTCATGCTAAAATAGGTTAGTTA
Coding sequences within it:
- the CNPY1 gene encoding protein canopy homolog 1 isoform X5; protein product: MAHEGRKRCHDFKIHIGRFIQETAMTTHHLYSRHIAVVLWTAHKVPFAKSETFLTDVLEKICDRMNDYQLQDDPVTQKKIFKRYAPRKDEPIYAEYKKYFFYSDAYKPLKYACETIIEQYEDEIFSLIAQEADFLADKLCIEKSGLCPKPDAHGEL
- the CNPY1 gene encoding protein canopy homolog 1 isoform X4, translating into MAVLQLEGLLLLLLLALSSSTVKGQRDPEVFCGACKALAEELAYDIKKIGPKRTVNSGTFRINPDGTRGKKKVPFAKSETFLTDVLEKICDRMNDYQLQDDPVTQKKIFKRYAPRKDEPIYAEYKKYFFYSDAYKPLKYACETIIEQYEDEIFSLIAQEADFLADKLCIEKSGLCPKPDAHGEL